A window from Candidatus Margulisiibacteriota bacterium encodes these proteins:
- a CDS encoding DUF5679 domain-containing protein codes for MAEVKGYCVKCKKKTEMKDAKAVTLKNGRKATKGECPKCGTKMFRIGG; via the coding sequence ATGGCGGAAGTCAAAGGTTATTGCGTTAAATGCAAAAAGAAGACCGAAATGAAGGACGCGAAAGCGGTCACTTTAAAGAATGGCCGCAAGGCGACAAAAGGTGAGTGCCCGAAGTGCGGGACCAAGATGTTCAGGATCGGTGGCTAA
- a CDS encoding S-layer homology domain-containing protein, with protein MKAKQLCAGLALCLLANLALAQVRIANDPTRLGVGARPLGMGKVFTAFADDPSAIFLNPAGLSLVEKWELSSMSGKFANEMDYAQLSTVIPSRFGNFGVAYTGGGLSFTAPSPEVIVIGGEEKYFPSPSGTVSYQWNNAALLFSYGKQCQFPQWNISDLKLGTSLKLYSQNLAGSGINPLTASGFDLDIGALYQPTRQLTTALVLQNIVPTALGGGVKWSSGVQESLPALARLGLKYGLLGENGQISWRGQELALGLDYEFYPTHGSNPAATRLGLEWSPQEILAVRLGSESGDLTYGVGLSFDEFRFDYAYHAYYGLASAATNYFSLSYGVGKPKPPVVKTYLKIITPESGSILYGEKIDLRGLVTDRAVARIVIPGLAAPKRQFVTYQGAPEVNLMLGTNPISVKVYEKNGRLLKVIDRIAGTVEAGIPINEDNYFDAELSLKLGANSLSVEALDAAGNNLKTIGWRAVRLVSFSDVGAGYWAKLPIEALATLNIISGYPGGLFKPEGDITRAELCSLLVKAKPEILNTKSETNPKFKDLNSKHWAAKYIALAVNAGLAKGYPGNLFKPNGKISRAEGVTIIARFADLSIAGGKLIEAPYPDLPGRHWSVLDVMAAKEGGILNYLSGQNFEPNRNLTRAEVAEMLYRTKPVKQTLLNNDISLP; from the coding sequence ATGAAGGCAAAACAACTGTGCGCTGGTCTGGCCCTCTGCTTGCTGGCTAACCTGGCTCTTGCCCAAGTCCGGATCGCCAACGATCCTACCCGGCTCGGCGTCGGCGCCCGGCCGCTCGGCATGGGGAAGGTTTTTACCGCCTTTGCCGACGATCCCTCGGCCATTTTCCTCAACCCGGCCGGCTTATCCCTGGTGGAAAAGTGGGAGCTCTCTTCAATGTCGGGGAAATTCGCCAACGAGATGGATTACGCCCAGCTATCGACCGTTATCCCGAGCCGCTTCGGCAATTTCGGCGTCGCCTATACCGGCGGCGGGCTTTCTTTTACCGCTCCCTCGCCCGAAGTGATCGTGATCGGCGGCGAAGAAAAGTATTTCCCCTCGCCCTCCGGCACGGTCAGCTACCAGTGGAACAATGCCGCGCTGCTTTTTTCTTACGGCAAGCAATGCCAGTTCCCCCAGTGGAACATCAGCGACCTGAAGCTGGGAACGTCGCTCAAGCTTTATTCCCAGAACCTGGCCGGTTCCGGCATCAATCCGCTGACCGCCTCCGGTTTTGACCTGGACATCGGCGCGCTATATCAGCCGACCAGGCAGCTAACGACCGCGCTGGTCTTGCAGAATATCGTCCCCACCGCGCTCGGCGGCGGCGTTAAATGGAGCAGCGGAGTGCAGGAATCGCTCCCGGCCTTGGCCAGGCTGGGGCTAAAATACGGACTACTGGGTGAGAATGGTCAGATCAGCTGGCGCGGCCAGGAGCTGGCGCTCGGCCTCGATTACGAGTTCTATCCGACCCACGGCAGCAATCCGGCCGCTACCCGGCTCGGGCTGGAATGGTCGCCGCAAGAAATACTGGCCGTCCGGCTCGGTTCGGAGAGCGGCGACCTGACCTACGGCGTCGGCCTCAGTTTTGACGAGTTCCGCTTTGATTACGCTTACCACGCTTATTACGGGCTCGCTTCGGCGGCCACCAATTATTTCTCGCTCTCTTACGGGGTGGGCAAGCCCAAGCCGCCGGTCGTTAAGACTTATCTCAAGATCATTACCCCGGAAAGCGGCTCGATCCTTTACGGCGAAAAGATCGACCTGCGCGGACTGGTAACGGACCGGGCGGTTGCCCGGATCGTCATTCCCGGCCTGGCAGCGCCCAAGCGGCAATTTGTCACGTATCAGGGGGCGCCGGAAGTCAACTTGATGCTCGGGACCAACCCGATCTCGGTCAAGGTCTACGAGAAGAACGGCCGCCTGCTGAAAGTGATCGACCGGATCGCCGGCACCGTGGAAGCGGGGATCCCGATCAACGAGGATAATTATTTTGACGCCGAACTGAGCCTGAAGCTCGGCGCTAACAGTCTCTCCGTGGAAGCGTTGGACGCGGCCGGGAATAACCTGAAAACGATCGGCTGGCGGGCCGTCCGGCTGGTCAGTTTTAGCGACGTGGGAGCCGGCTATTGGGCGAAACTGCCGATCGAGGCGCTGGCGACGCTTAACATTATTTCGGGCTATCCGGGCGGGCTATTCAAGCCCGAGGGGGATATTACCAGGGCTGAGTTATGTTCTTTGCTGGTCAAGGCAAAACCCGAAATCCTAAACACTAAATCCGAAACAAATCCGAAATTCAAAGACCTAAACTCGAAACACTGGGCGGCAAAATACATCGCTTTGGCAGTTAATGCTGGGCTGGCTAAAGGATATCCTGGCAACTTATTTAAGCCGAACGGGAAGATCTCGCGGGCCGAAGGGGTGACGATCATCGCCCGCTTTGCCGACCTGTCGATCGCCGGCGGCAAACTGATCGAGGCGCCCTACCCCGACCTGCCGGGCCGGCACTGGTCGGTGCTGGACGTGATGGCGGCCAAAGAAGGCGGGATACTCAATTACCTGAGCGGCCAGAATTTTGAGCCGAACCGGAACTTAACCCGCGCCGAAGTGGCGGAAATGCTTTACCGGACCAAGCCGGTCAAGCAAACCTTACTTAACAACGATATAAGCCTTCCCTAA
- a CDS encoding carboxypeptidase-like regulatory domain-containing protein translates to MLKRVIYLSLFVMATALAAAALPPYPVDYPLTGKVTGPTGVGLGGRTIRLYRDQTKGIATTLTNPDGTFRLNVFDVWPDGIKVGDDYTVDSPVKDGAEGKPLTGKYVTGYGYDALPGPLVLTVTGSAAPPAGPATPETGVVPLLEPAPTVKLYFGNRVYQPNLYWVKEKGDRPFIVSPDTNLKVEAAIELPYTLAKDIESYKIVVDEGTSASRTVTLNAANVEKKTYASGTTADEGYITSMNLKYKFDEPLLEGKHEISVTVRSSGLRGTAAVSAQSATIEVMGGPLRVIGIPITFPSPYSIIKDGTVSIQYELSANGNVTVYLTSPTGEIVKKWNCAAGAEGGSAGVNKLTWDGRSDQGYQAGNAIYLGSILSRDENRLLAKYKLTVVN, encoded by the coding sequence ATGCTAAAAAGGGTCATCTATCTTAGTTTGTTCGTCATGGCCACGGCGCTGGCAGCGGCTGCGCTGCCGCCGTACCCGGTCGATTACCCGCTGACCGGTAAAGTGACCGGTCCGACCGGCGTCGGTCTCGGCGGCCGGACGATCAGGCTGTATCGCGACCAAACCAAGGGAATAGCAACTACGCTTACCAATCCGGACGGCACTTTCCGGCTTAACGTGTTTGACGTCTGGCCCGACGGCATCAAGGTCGGCGACGATTATACCGTTGATTCGCCCGTCAAGGACGGGGCGGAGGGCAAGCCGCTGACCGGCAAATACGTTACCGGCTACGGCTACGATGCCTTGCCCGGCCCGCTGGTCTTAACGGTAACGGGGTCAGCGGCCCCACCGGCCGGTCCGGCGACGCCGGAAACGGGCGTTGTTCCGCTGCTGGAGCCGGCTCCGACCGTGAAACTCTATTTCGGCAACCGGGTCTACCAGCCCAACCTTTACTGGGTCAAGGAGAAAGGGGACAGGCCATTCATCGTTTCGCCCGATACCAACCTGAAAGTCGAGGCGGCGATCGAGCTCCCTTACACTTTGGCCAAGGATATCGAATCTTACAAGATCGTGGTCGACGAAGGGACCTCCGCGTCCCGCACGGTCACGCTTAATGCCGCTAACGTCGAGAAAAAGACCTATGCCTCTGGCACGACGGCGGATGAAGGCTACATTACTTCTATGAACCTAAAATATAAATTCGACGAGCCGCTGCTCGAGGGGAAACACGAGATCAGCGTGACCGTCCGGTCCAGCGGCCTGCGCGGTACCGCTGCCGTCAGCGCTCAGTCCGCGACCATTGAGGTCATGGGCGGGCCGCTCCGCGTTATCGGCATCCCGATCACTTTCCCGAGCCCGTACAGCATCATCAAGGACGGGACCGTCAGCATCCAGTACGAACTCTCCGCCAACGGCAACGTTACGGTTTACCTGACGTCGCCGACCGGCGAGATCGTCAAAAAATGGAACTGCGCCGCGGGAGCCGAAGGCGGCAGCGCCGGCGTTAATAAACTTACCTGGGACGGCCGGAGCGACCAGGGTTACCAGGCCGGCAACGCCATTTACCTCGGTTCGATCCTCTCGCGCGATGAGAATCGCTTGCTGGCCAAGTATAAACTGACGGTCGTGAACTAA